A region from the Cannabis sativa cultivar Pink pepper isolate KNU-18-1 chromosome 9, ASM2916894v1, whole genome shotgun sequence genome encodes:
- the LOC115723360 gene encoding prolyl 4-hydroxylase 1 produces the protein MSAAMRIVFGLLTFVTIGMIIGALFQLAFIRRLEDSYGSDFPNFRTSHRRQLDSYLQLPRGIHHWNDDKEATVLRIGYVKPEVISWSPRIIVLHNFLSVEECDYLRGLALPRLHVSTVVDTKTGKGIKSNVRTSSGMFLSPEEKKYPMIQAIEKRISVYSQIPVENGELIQVLRYEKSEFYKPHHDYFSDTFNLKRGGQRIATMLMYLSDNVEGGETYFPMAGTADCSCGGKIMKGLSVKPIKGDAVLFWSMGLDGQSDPNSIHGGCEVLSGEKWSATKWMRQKVTS, from the exons ATGTCCGCCGCCATGAGAATTGTCTTCGGATTACTAACATTCGTCACCATCGGAATGATTATAG GTGCTTTGTTTCAGTTGGCATTTATACGAAGACTGGAAGATTCATATG GTTCTGATTTTCCTAATTTCCGAACATCACACAGGCGTCAACTTGATAGTTATCTTCAGTTGCCCAGAG GTATTCATCATTGGAATGACGACAAAGAGGCAACAGTTTTACGAATTGGATAT GTTAAACCTGAAGTAATTAGCTGGTCACCTCGTATCATCGTACTTCATAATTTTTTGAGCGTAGAG GAATGTGACTATCTTAGAGGTTTAGCCCTCCCCCGTCTTCATGTTTCTACTGTGGTGGACACAAAAACAGGGAAG GGAATAAAGAGTAATGTTAGAACAAGCTCGGGGATGTTTCTTTCTCCTGAAGAGAAAAAGTATCCAATGATACAG GCTATTGAAAAGCGTATATCTGTCTATTCACAAATACCTGTGGAAAATGGGGAGCTGATTCAAGTCTTAAG GTATGAAAAGAGTGAGTTTTACAAACCTCATCACGACTACTTCTCTGATACT TTTAACTTGAAGCGCGGTGGTCAGAGAATAGCAACAATGCTAATGTACTTAAGTGACAATGTTGAGGGTGGAGAGACATATTTTCCTATG GCTGGTACAGCAGACTGTAGCTGTGGTGGAAAAATAATGAAAGGTTTATCCGTGAAACCAATTAAAGGAGATGCCGTTCTCTTCTGGAGCATG GGTCTTGACGGACAATCTGATCCAAATAGCATACATGGCGGTTGTGAAGTACTTTCAGGGGAAAAGTGGTCAGCTACAAAATGGATGAGGCAAAAAGTTACCTCTTGA